The uncultured Desulfatiglans sp. DNA window AGACGGGGGTTACGGATGTCGTCTATAATGGGAAGCTCTTATCGGACCTGATCGATGAGTGCGCGGAGGGGGCCGCCAACCACGGCCAGTTCGTCAAATGCGTCAGCAGCTTGACCAACCAACTCAAAGCGAGCGGCATCATATCCGGCAAAGAAAAAGGTGCTATCGTCAGCTGCGCCGCAAGAGCCGCAATTCCCTGAGACACCTCACTGAACCGCATATCCTAGACGCAGCGGGGCATGCTTGCAGCCCCGCTGCCCGTGTGAGGACCGGGAATGATGCCATCGATCGTCTGCAAACCAAAAGAATGAAAAGCGGGCTGGCCGCCCCTTCCCGGACCGGCCTCGGTTTTGCGTATCGGGAAACGTCTGATCTCCCCGGCATCCTGCCCGCCGGACATGATTTGCGAAGCTCGGCGCCCTCGCCCCGTCATAGGGGCCAAACCCACAGGAGCATCGGCACGCCGATGCAGACCATCAGGATATCGGTCGGCAGCCCCATCCGCCAGTAATCCCCGAACCCGAAACCCCCAGCACCCAGGATCAGCGTGTTGTTCTGATGTCCGACGGGCGTCAGGAACGCGCAGGACGCCCCGATGGCAGCCGCCTTCAGGAAGCTGTCGGCGTTCACCCCGAGCTGGGCCGCCGTGCCGAACAGGATCGTCGTCCCCCCCAGGATCGAGCCGAAGGCAAGCAGCATCAAGAGCTTTCCTGGCGGCAGTGCGATCAGTCTTTGGCCTCGACGTTCATCTATCCGGCCGATCCGGCCCCATTCCATTCCCCGCGCCTCGAACCGTTCCGGCCCCTCCCCACAAAAATGGGCGCAGATTCGACCCTGCGCCCATTTTTCATCCAGTGCCCCCAATGTCTCTTTCCCTTCAGTCGAGCAGCCGCTTCTTGCGCCGCGCCGCCTGGCACTCCAACTGCGGGACCTGGCTGTACCCCTCGAACTTCAACGAGGCCCGCAGCCGCTTCATCAGCTCGGACCTTGCAAGATTGCCCTGCGTGTCGCGCAGGTGCTTGCAGAAATAATACGTGAACGCCCCGTTGTAGGATCCCTCGATGTAGGCGTCGGCCGAGGTCTGATTGTCCCGGCATCCGGCAAACAGGGCATGATTGGCAGGGTTCGTCGCCTTCAGCAGACGCCTGACCTGGAGGTCTTCCTCTTCGTCCATCTGACGGCACAGGATGTCGATCGGCGGCGGCAGGAACCGCGGCCGGAACGCCCGCTCCTCGGGAAGCGCCGCCATCGCAAAGGCCTCCCGCGTGCCGGTCCCCGAATGGCAGCAGTCCAGCAAGACATCCAACCGCACCCCCGTCGGCACCTTCCCGAAAAAGGTCTTCAGTTCGTCGTCGATGATGTAGGTGCCGTCCCAGTCCATGTCGTGCGGGCAGAGGATCTCGTCCAGCCGGTCCTTCAACTCGTCTCCGCTTCGATCCCGGATCTGCGACCCGTGCCCCGAGAAGTGAAAGAGCAGCCGGTCCCCCGCCTTGACCCCCTTGACCAGCCATTCAAGCCGCTTGAAGATCGCCGCCTTGGTCGCCCGCGCGTCTACCAGCACGCGGACCTGCTTCACCGTGAAGCCGAAGTACTTGAGCAGGACATCCCGGACATTGGTCACATCGTTGACGCACCCTTGAAGATCCGCACCGGGAAGCCTGTACCGATTCACACCAACGAGAAGCGCTTTATTGGCCATGAGTCACCCCCTTCAAAGAGAAACCGGAAAACTTCACCATCCGCCGCCCTAACGCACTGGAAAGTCAAAATATAGATCCGGATACGGCTCGTTGTCGAGCGTATAGTGCCAACACTCCTTTTTCACCTTGCCGCAGAAAACCATCCCGCCTTTAATCCACCCCGGCAGCCTTTTAAACTTGACATTTCCGCCCTGTCCATGGCAATAAATTCTCGCCATGAACAGATACCTCCCGGGCGCCTATGAGCAGGAAATTCACCTGCGGCTGCTTCGGATCATCGCCGAGGCCGACCGTAGTTTGACCCAGCGGGAGATGTCGCGGCTGGCAGGTATCAGTATAGGCAAGACGAACTACTGTATCAGGGCCCTGATTCAAAAGGGCATGGTAAAAGCCCAGCGCTTCAAAAACGCCAAGGCCAAAGCAGCCTATATCTATAAACTGACCCCGGCCGGCCTCGAAGAAAAGCTGCGCCTCGCTGCAGCCTTTCTGAAACGCAAACTGCGCGAGTACGAAGCCCTTAGAAGGGAGATCGAGTCCTTGCAAGAGGAAGTCCACCCTTCCAAAGAGCAACAAGACAGCTGACCCAATCAACTGTAAATATAATTTTATCGGCCAGTTACACCACAAAAACGGATGTAACTTGCCCGGCGGAGCTGTAATCACCGCCCTTTGCTAACTGCCAATCCGTCCCTTTCTTGGCTAGATTCCGACCAAGACCTGCACATCAAGCAACAATACACAACGGATACCCGCAAACCTAACAAGAAACCGAACCCATCTTCTAGTTCTAGCCGCCCCCTCAACCCTTGCAATGCACAAAAATCCTCTCCGCGATATCCCCGATTACCTGCACGTCTACCAGACGTACCTAGGTGCACGCATCTACCTGGTGTTCGGGTTGACCTTGGTCGGAGCGCTGGCCGAGGGCGTGGGCATCCTCATGCTGCTGCCCCTCTTACAAGGGTTCGACGGCAAAAGCGGGGGGGCCGTTGCAGAGCCCCTTACGGGAATCAACAAACTGCTCAACGACTTGCTCGCCAGCTTGGGTTGGGCTCAATCCACTACAGCCTTGGTCATACTTATCACCCTTGCTTTCATCGCAAAAGGCGTTCTGGTCTTTGGCGCGCAAGCCTTTAACGCCATACTCCGTGCTCAATTGCTGCGCGAACTCAAAGCACGCCTGTTCGATGACTACAGACGCATGAGTTACCTTTACTATGCCGAGAGAGACACGGGCCACTTCATCAACGTCATCAACGAACAGATCACGCAGATGTTGAATTCTTTTCATTTTCTGATGCTATTCGGCTCCCTATTGCTTTCCGCTGCGGTCTACATCGGCCTCGCCTTTGCCGTGACCTGGCGCTTCGGGTTCATGGCCCTGATCATTGGCATCCTTCTCATGCTGCTTTTCCGCTGGCTCAACATTTATGTACGCAAACTCTCGCGGAAAAGCGCCACCGAAAACGGGCACCTATCCAAACTGTTGATCCAATTTCTCCACGCCTTCAAATACCTCACCGCCACCGGCCAATCCGGCCCCATGCGCACCAATATCATGGCATCCATTTGTCGCCTCACCGGCCAGGAGATGCGCCGCGGCATCGCGCAGGCTTTTACCATCGCAGTTCGAGAGCCCGTCACCGTTGTCTTCATCATGCTCATCGTGTTGGTCCAAATTGTCCTCCTGCAACAGCCCCTGACACCGATCCTGGTATCCATCGTTCTATTTTACCGAGGCCTGAATGCCATCCTGAGCACACAGGTTTCATGGCTCAATACACTCAATCAGATCGGAAGTTTGGAGTTGGTCCGGGATGAATTCGACGCCCAACGCCAACACCGTGAGCCTGACGCAACTGAGCCCGTGCCCCCTCTTGCCCAAGGGCTCAGCCTTCGCAATGTCTATTTCAGTTACTCACCTGAAGTCGGGGACGTCTTGAAGAACGTCAGCCTCGACATCCCCTTGTGCACATCCATCGCGCTAATCGGGGAATCCGGCGCTGGCAAATCTACAATCGGCGACCTTCTGACTCTTATGCTCAAACCTCAGAAAGGACAGGTGTTCATCGACGGTATACCGGCTGATAAAATCCACCTCGCTGATTGGCGTAAGCAGATTGGCTATGTTTCACAAGAGACGGTTGTCTTTGACGATACCATCGCGAACAACATCTGCATGTGGGAAGGCGACATTACTACAGATCATCTTCTAGAGGAACGCGTCCGCGAAGCTGCCCAGCAAGCGCACATCGCGCAGTTCATTGAAACGCTACCCAATAAATACCAAACCCTGGTCGGTGACCGTGGCATCCGCCTTTCAGGTGGACAGAGACAGCGTCTATTCATTGCACGCGAATTATTCCGCAAACCGAGTTTGTTGATCCTCGATGAAGCGAC harbors:
- a CDS encoding Caspase domain-containing protein; this encodes MANKALLVGVNRYRLPGADLQGCVNDVTNVRDVLLKYFGFTVKQVRVLVDARATKAAIFKRLEWLVKGVKAGDRLLFHFSGHGSQIRDRSGDELKDRLDEILCPHDMDWDGTYIIDDELKTFFGKVPTGVRLDVLLDCCHSGTGTREAFAMAALPEERAFRPRFLPPPIDILCRQMDEEEDLQVRRLLKATNPANHALFAGCRDNQTSADAYIEGSYNGAFTYYFCKHLRDTQGNLARSELMKRLRASLKFEGYSQVPQLECQAARRKKRLLD
- a CDS encoding MarR family, EPS-associated transcriptional regulator; the protein is MNRYLPGAYEQEIHLRLLRIIAEADRSLTQREMSRLAGISIGKTNYCIRALIQKGMVKAQRFKNAKAKAAYIYKLTPAGLEEKLRLAAAFLKRKLREYEALRREIESLQEEVHPSKEQQDS
- a CDS encoding hypothetical protein (Evidence 5 : Unknown function) translates to MEWGRIGRIDERRGQRLIALPPGKLLMLLAFGSILGGTTILFGTAAQLGVNADSFLKAAAIGASCAFLTPVGHQNNTLILGAGGFGFGDYWRMGLPTDILMVCIGVPMLLWVWPL
- a CDS encoding Xenobiotic-transporting ATPase → MHKNPLRDIPDYLHVYQTYLGARIYLVFGLTLVGALAEGVGILMLLPLLQGFDGKSGGAVAEPLTGINKLLNDLLASLGWAQSTTALVILITLAFIAKGVLVFGAQAFNAILRAQLLRELKARLFDDYRRMSYLYYAERDTGHFINVINEQITQMLNSFHFLMLFGSLLLSAAVYIGLAFAVTWRFGFMALIIGILLMLLFRWLNIYVRKLSRKSATENGHLSKLLIQFLHAFKYLTATGQSGPMRTNIMASICRLTGQEMRRGIAQAFTIAVREPVTVVFIMLIVLVQIVLLQQPLTPILVSIVLFYRGLNAILSTQVSWLNTLNQIGSLELVRDEFDAQRQHREPDATEPVPPLAQGLSLRNVYFSYSPEVGDVLKNVSLDIPLCTSIALIGESGAGKSTIGDLLTLMLKPQKGQVFIDGIPADKIHLADWRKQIGYVSQETVVFDDTIANNICMWEGDITTDHLLEERVREAAQQAHIAQFIETLPNKYQTLVGDRGIRLSGGQRQRLFIARELFRKPSLLILDEATSSLDTESETFIQQSIDALQGRITVVIIAHRLSTIRNVDHVYIFDNGRLVEHGPYQKLRDAGDSRFGKLVAMQTL
- a CDS encoding hypothetical protein (Evidence 5 : Unknown function); its protein translation is MARIYCHGQGGNVKFKRLPGWIKGGMVFCGKVKKECWHYTLDNEPYPDLYFDFPVR